Proteins encoded by one window of Halosolutus amylolyticus:
- a CDS encoding elongation factor EF-2: MGRRKKIVQECERLMDEPENIRNIAIAAHVDHGKTTLSDNLLAGAGMISDETAGEQLAMDTEEDEQERGITIDAANVSMTHEYEETNHLINLIDTPGHVDFGGDVTRAMRAVDGALVVVDAVEGAMPQTETVLRQALREGVKPTLFINKVDRLISELQEGPEEMQQRLLSVIHDVNELIRGMTQDMDDIDDWTVSVEDGTVGFGSALYKWGVSMPSMQRTGMDFGDIMEMERNDQRQELHERTPLSDVVLDMVCEHFPNPVDAQPRRIPRIWRGDDDSELAEQMRLVNEDGEVVFMVTDISMDPHAGEIASGRVFSGSLEKGQELYVSGTAGKNRVQSVGIYMGGEREEVEEVPAGNIAAVTGLKDAIAGSTVSSVEMTPFESIEHISEPVITKAVEAQNMDDLPKLIETLRQVSKEDPTIQIEINEDTGEHLISGQGELHLEVITQRIEKNQGIPVNTGEPIVVFREQPQEASDQVEGISPNRHNRFYISIEPMTDELVETIKLGEASMDMPEQERREALQDAGMDKDTSQNVEHIHGTNILIDDTKGIQHLNETMELVIEGLEEALDNGPLANEPVQGTLMRLHDARLHEDTIHRGPAQVIPATREAVHKALIDGQIKMLEPMQDVRIDVPNDHMGAASGEIQGRRGRVDDMYQEGDLMVVEGIAPVGEMIGFASDIRSATEGRASWNTENAGFEVMSDSLQREKIMEIRERKGMKLELPPSIDYI; the protein is encoded by the coding sequence ATGGGCCGACGCAAGAAGATCGTCCAAGAGTGTGAACGGCTGATGGACGAACCGGAGAACATCCGGAACATCGCCATCGCCGCTCACGTCGACCACGGGAAAACGACGCTTTCTGACAACCTGCTGGCCGGTGCCGGCATGATCTCCGACGAGACTGCCGGCGAGCAGCTGGCGATGGACACGGAGGAGGACGAACAGGAACGCGGGATCACGATCGACGCGGCGAACGTGTCGATGACCCACGAGTACGAGGAGACCAACCACCTCATCAACCTCATCGACACGCCGGGCCACGTCGACTTCGGTGGCGACGTGACCCGCGCGATGCGCGCCGTCGACGGTGCGCTCGTCGTCGTCGACGCCGTCGAAGGGGCCATGCCCCAGACCGAGACGGTTCTCCGACAGGCGCTCCGCGAGGGCGTCAAACCGACCCTGTTCATCAACAAGGTCGACCGCCTCATCTCGGAGCTCCAGGAGGGGCCCGAAGAGATGCAACAGCGCCTCCTCTCGGTCATCCACGACGTCAACGAACTCATCCGCGGGATGACCCAGGACATGGACGACATCGACGACTGGACCGTCTCCGTCGAAGACGGCACCGTCGGTTTCGGCTCCGCGCTGTACAAGTGGGGCGTCTCGATGCCGTCGATGCAACGCACCGGGATGGACTTCGGCGATATCATGGAGATGGAGCGCAACGACCAGCGCCAGGAACTCCACGAGCGCACGCCGCTGTCCGACGTCGTGCTCGACATGGTCTGTGAGCACTTCCCGAACCCCGTCGACGCGCAGCCCCGACGTATTCCGCGGATCTGGCGCGGCGACGACGACTCCGAACTCGCCGAACAGATGCGCCTCGTCAACGAGGACGGCGAGGTCGTCTTCATGGTCACCGACATCTCGATGGACCCACATGCCGGCGAGATCGCGTCCGGTCGCGTCTTCTCCGGCTCCCTCGAGAAGGGACAGGAGCTGTACGTCTCCGGGACCGCGGGCAAGAACCGCGTCCAGTCCGTCGGCATCTACATGGGTGGCGAGCGCGAGGAAGTCGAGGAGGTTCCCGCCGGGAACATCGCCGCCGTCACCGGTCTCAAGGACGCCATTGCTGGCTCTACGGTCTCAAGCGTCGAGATGACGCCGTTCGAGTCGATCGAGCACATCTCCGAGCCGGTCATCACGAAGGCCGTAGAGGCCCAGAACATGGACGACCTGCCGAAGCTCATCGAGACGCTGCGGCAGGTGTCCAAGGAGGACCCGACGATCCAGATCGAGATCAACGAGGACACGGGCGAACACCTGATCTCCGGGCAGGGTGAACTCCACCTCGAGGTCATCACCCAGCGTATCGAGAAGAACCAGGGCATTCCGGTCAACACCGGCGAACCGATCGTCGTCTTCCGCGAACAGCCCCAGGAGGCGAGCGACCAGGTCGAGGGCATCTCGCCCAACCGCCACAACCGGTTCTACATCTCGATCGAGCCGATGACGGACGAACTCGTCGAGACGATCAAGCTCGGCGAGGCGTCGATGGACATGCCCGAGCAGGAACGCCGTGAAGCCCTGCAGGACGCCGGCATGGACAAGGACACGTCCCAGAACGTCGAACACATCCACGGGACGAACATCCTGATCGACGACACGAAGGGTATCCAGCACTTGAACGAGACGATGGAACTCGTCATCGAGGGGCTCGAGGAGGCCCTCGACAACGGTCCGCTCGCCAACGAGCCGGTCCAGGGGACGCTCATGCGTCTGCACGACGCCCGACTGCACGAGGACACCATCCACCGCGGTCCGGCACAGGTCATCCCCGCGACCCGCGAGGCCGTCCACAAGGCGCTGATCGACGGCCAGATCAAGATGCTCGAGCCGATGCAGGACGTCCGCATCGACGTGCCCAACGACCACATGGGTGCCGCCTCCGGCGAGATCCAGGGTCGTCGTGGCCGCGTCGACGACATGTATCAGGAAGGTGACCTCATGGTCGTCGAGGGTATCGCGCCCGTCGGCGAGATGATCGGCTTCGCTTCCGACATCCGCTCCGCGACCGAGGGCCGTGCCTCCTGGAACACCGAGAACGCCGGCTTCGAGGTCATGTCCGACTCGCTCCAGCGCGAGAAGATCATGGAGATCCGCGAGCGCAAGGGCATGAAGCTCGAACTGCCGCCGTCGATCGACTACATCTAG
- a CDS encoding MaoC family dehydratase, whose product MTRYYEDIAVGETIDCGSYEITKDEIVEFAQKYDPQPFHLDEEAAKDSFLGGLVASGWQTACLCMRQNVRHMDDRQFAGARGVDDLRWIQPLRPGDTLSVETEVVAKEPNETYPSIGNVTMETIGHNQRDEPVITYRALGMMERQDPIE is encoded by the coding sequence ATGACCCGCTACTACGAGGATATCGCGGTCGGCGAAACGATCGACTGCGGGAGCTACGAGATCACGAAGGACGAGATCGTCGAGTTCGCACAGAAGTACGATCCCCAGCCGTTTCACCTCGACGAAGAGGCCGCGAAAGACTCCTTTCTCGGCGGCCTCGTCGCCAGCGGCTGGCAGACCGCCTGTCTCTGCATGCGCCAGAACGTCCGGCACATGGACGATCGCCAGTTCGCCGGCGCGCGCGGCGTCGACGACCTCCGGTGGATTCAGCCGCTCCGCCCGGGCGACACGCTCTCCGTCGAGACCGAGGTCGTCGCGAAAGAACCCAACGAGACGTATCCGTCGATCGGGAACGTGACGATGGAGACGATCGGCCACAACCAGCGCGACGAACCGGTCATCACCTACCGCGCGCTGGGGATGATGGAGCGGCAGGACCCGATCGAGTAA